A window of Panthera leo isolate Ple1 chromosome D2, P.leo_Ple1_pat1.1, whole genome shotgun sequence contains these coding sequences:
- the LOC122202812 gene encoding BRCA2 and CDKN1A-interacting protein isoform X1: MASRAKRRALGGGAPRVPGVPVPRDEEEEEEDEVEDEDEDDEDSDEEEDEDDESVDEEVNVEFEAYSISDNDYDGIKKLLQQLFLKAPVNIAELTDLLIQQNHIGSVIKQTDVSEDSDDDVDEDEIFGFISLLNLTERKGTRCAEQIKELILSSCEKSCGKSSVEQLDALFNDASKPVGFLLSERFINVPPQIALPMHQQLRKELAEAHRTNKPCGECSFYLLISKTFVEAGKNNPRKKRSSQEKDELMFANAEEEFFYEKAILKFNYSVQEESDTCLGGRWSFDDVPMKPLRTVMLIPGDKMDEIMGKLKEHLSL, translated from the exons ATGGCGTCCAGGGCCAAGCGGCGTGCTTTGGGTGGTGGGGCTCCGCGGGTTCCAGGTGTTCCGGTCCCGCGAGacgaggaagaagaagaagaagatgaagtgGAGGACGAGGACGAAGACGATGAAGATAGTGACGAAGAAGAGGATGAAGACGACGAGAGCGTCGACGAG GAAGTGAACGTTGAATTTGAAGCGTATTCCATCTCAGATAATGATTATGACGGAATTAAGAAGTTACTGCAGCAG cttTTCCTGAAGGCTCCTGTGAACATTGCAGAACTAACTGATCTCTTAATTCAACAAAACCACATCGGGAGTGTGATTAAG cAAACGGATGTTTCAGAAGACAGTGATGACGATGTGGACGAAGATGAGATTTTTGGATTCATAAGTCTTTTAAATTTAACGGAAAGAAAG GGTACGCGGTGTGCTGAACAAATTAAAGAGTTGATCCTGAGCTCCTGTGAGAAGAGCTGTGGGAAGAGCTCGGTTGAACAGCTGGATGCGCTTTTCAACGACGCCTCCAAGCCCGTGGGCTTTCTCCTCAGCGAGAGGTTCATTAATGTTCCTCCTCAGATCGCGCTGCCCATGCACCAGCAGCTCCG GAAAGAACTGGCAGAGGCACACAGGACGAACAAGCCGTGTGGAGAGTGTTCCTTCTACCTTCTGATTAGCAAGACGTTTGTGGAAGCTGGAAAAAACAATCCCAGAAAGAAACGGAGCAGCCAAGAAAAAGATGAGTTAATGTTTGCAAATGCAGAGGAAGAATTTTTCTATGAG AAGGCAATCTTGAAGTTCAACTACTCGGTGCAGGAAGAGAGCGACACCTGTCTGGGAGGCAGGTGGTCCTTTGACGACGTCCCGATGAAGCCCTTGCGAACTGTGATGTTGATTCCAGGTGACAAGATGGACGAAATCATGGGTAAACTGAAagagcatctctctctctga
- the LOC122202812 gene encoding BRCA2 and CDKN1A-interacting protein isoform X2, with protein sequence MASRAKRRALGGGAPRVPGVPVPRDEEEEEEDEVEDEDEDDEDSDEEEDEDDESVDEEVNVEFEAYSISDNDYDGIKKLLQQLFLKAPVNIAELTDLLIQQNHIGSVIKQTDVSEDSDDDVDEDEIFGFISLLNLTERKGTRCAEQIKELILSSCEKSCGKSSVEQLDALFNDASKPVGFLLSERFINVPPQIALPMHQQLRKELAEAHRTNKPCGECSFYLLISKTFVEAGKNNPRKKRSSQEKDELMFANAEEEFFYEAILKFNYSVQEESDTCLGGRWSFDDVPMKPLRTVMLIPGDKMDEIMGKLKEHLSL encoded by the exons ATGGCGTCCAGGGCCAAGCGGCGTGCTTTGGGTGGTGGGGCTCCGCGGGTTCCAGGTGTTCCGGTCCCGCGAGacgaggaagaagaagaagaagatgaagtgGAGGACGAGGACGAAGACGATGAAGATAGTGACGAAGAAGAGGATGAAGACGACGAGAGCGTCGACGAG GAAGTGAACGTTGAATTTGAAGCGTATTCCATCTCAGATAATGATTATGACGGAATTAAGAAGTTACTGCAGCAG cttTTCCTGAAGGCTCCTGTGAACATTGCAGAACTAACTGATCTCTTAATTCAACAAAACCACATCGGGAGTGTGATTAAG cAAACGGATGTTTCAGAAGACAGTGATGACGATGTGGACGAAGATGAGATTTTTGGATTCATAAGTCTTTTAAATTTAACGGAAAGAAAG GGTACGCGGTGTGCTGAACAAATTAAAGAGTTGATCCTGAGCTCCTGTGAGAAGAGCTGTGGGAAGAGCTCGGTTGAACAGCTGGATGCGCTTTTCAACGACGCCTCCAAGCCCGTGGGCTTTCTCCTCAGCGAGAGGTTCATTAATGTTCCTCCTCAGATCGCGCTGCCCATGCACCAGCAGCTCCG GAAAGAACTGGCAGAGGCACACAGGACGAACAAGCCGTGTGGAGAGTGTTCCTTCTACCTTCTGATTAGCAAGACGTTTGTGGAAGCTGGAAAAAACAATCCCAGAAAGAAACGGAGCAGCCAAGAAAAAGATGAGTTAATGTTTGCAAATGCAGAGGAAGAATTTTTCTATGAG GCAATCTTGAAGTTCAACTACTCGGTGCAGGAAGAGAGCGACACCTGTCTGGGAGGCAGGTGGTCCTTTGACGACGTCCCGATGAAGCCCTTGCGAACTGTGATGTTGATTCCAGGTGACAAGATGGACGAAATCATGGGTAAACTGAAagagcatctctctctctga